The DNA segment TATTGGCTAATGAGTCTTGATTGTTATTTTTATAATATGACAGCATTGACATCTGCGCCATAGTATTGTCAGGTTCTTGTTTTAATACACGCCCGTATGTAGCCAAAGCTTCTTCGGGAAGACCATTTTCCATCTGCCAATCACCCTCAATCACGCGGTAATTCAAATCATTGGGATGAGATTCGGCCAACTGACGTATAACATTAATAGCTTCTTTCTTCTTTCCTTGCAATGAGTATATCTGAACTTTAGCCATCAAAAGTTTCTCATTAGCGCCTGCAACATTCTCCAAACGTTCAATTGTATTAATCACATTGTCATAATCAGTCTTCTGGTTATACAATTGTAATAGTATCTCAAGAACATCAGGTCTGTCTTTGTTGGTATTATACAATTTTTCGTATGCAGCTATTGCCTTATCGTATTTTGCTGCATGGGTATAAAATTGTGCCAAAATCTCTTCATAATAACTATTTGAAGGATCGTACGTAGCTGCTTTTTCAAAATTCAACAAAGCTAGTGAATCTTGTTTAAGCTGAGCATAAAGCTCGGCTTTCTTGTAATAGACGTTTGCTGATGTGGAATCTATATCCTTACAATGGTCTAACAAATCAAACGCCCCGGCAAGGTTGTCTTTCTGTTCTTGATTTTCTGACTCAAAGAGGAAATAATCAAAACGTAATCTGGAATTATGGGATAAATTATCTGCAACAGGTGATTTCACATTACCCACAACAGTCTTTGCTGACTGCATTTTCTGCACAGAACAGGCAGATACCACTGTAAGTAATGTAAAAGCAGTAGCACTTAACAATAAATATTTGCAGATATTTTTCATTAGATTTTTATTTTACCCCGGTATGACCATAACCGCCTTCACCACGCTCTGTTTCGTCCAACTCTTCAACTGCGATGAATTCAGCATTTTCGTGTCTGGCTATAATCATTTGAGCTATTCGCTCACCATCATTTATAATAAATTCATCAGATGAGAAATTAATAAGGAGAACCATTATCTCTCCACGATAATCAGCATCTACAGTACCGGGAGTATTCAAAACTGTTATCCCATGTTTTAATGCCAGGCCACTTCTTGGTCTGATTTGAGCTTCGTATCCTACAGGTAATGCTATATGTAAGCCTGTTGGTATCAATTTACGTTCCAAAGGTTTCAATACAACTGAGGAATCCAAATTAGCACGCAAATCCATACCGGCACTCTGTTGGGTGGCATAAATCGGTAGTGGTTGATGACCTTTATTTACAACTCTTATTTTAATCATCTGATTTCTTTTATATATTTTAGATGCAAAAATAAGTAATAATATTCACATATTTGAATTTTTCAGTTTAAAAAGTAAGAAAATACCAAAATTTGCATTATATTTGTACCATTATGATGAATTGGGAAAGATTAATTTCGAATAAAAGGTTGGGGCAAGAACACCGACATATGGAAAGACATGACGATCGCACGGAGTTTCGTCGCGATTACGACAGGCTGATTTTCTCTGCTCCATTCAGACGACTTCAGAACAAGACACAAGTTTTCCCTCTGCCTGGGAGTGTCTTCGTACATAACAGATTAACTCATAGTCTTGAGGTGGCAAGCGTTGGAATGTCACTAGGTACTGACGCATCACAAAAAATATTAGCTATGCATCCGGAACTTCAGTCTTCGCATATAGGTGAGATCGGCTCTATTGTTTCTGCTGCATGTCTTGCTCACGATCTTGGGAATCCTCCTTTCGGTCATTCGGGGGAGAAAGCAATTCAAACTTTCTTTACAGAGGGCAATGGCGCTTCACTAAAGTCAAAAATAAGCGAGCAATTCTGGGATGATATCACGCACTTTGAAGGAAATGCTAATGCGTTCAGAATACTTACACACAGATTTAATGGGAGAAGAGAAGGTGGTTTTGTAATGACATATGCCACTCTGGCTTCTATCGTAAAATATCCTTTTGCTTCAGCTCTTGCGGGTAGCCACGGTAAGTTTGGCTTTTTCAAATCTGAAGCGGACATATATAAGAAAATAGCCGATGAATTGGGCATTATTTGCAAATCTAAAGATAATGAACCAATGAAATATGCTCGCCACCCTCTAGTATATTTAGTAGAAGCTGCTGATGATATTTGTTATGAAATAATGGATATTGAAGATGCTTTCAAACTTAAAATATTGTCGTACAAGGACACAGAAGATCTGATGCTGAATTTCTTTGATAGTGAGAATAGACAGCGGATTTTAAAACGAATGGAGGACGAAGGACTTTCTGACGAAAACGAAAAGGTGGTATACCTGCGTGCATGTACGATAGGAAAACTGGAGAATGAATGTGTGAATGTCTTTGTTGAAAATGAAGAACAGATATTAAAAGGAACTTTTGAAGGATGCCTCATAGAAAACATTTCAGAGATTCCTCGCGAGGCATACAAACATTGCTCTGATATTTCTTTCAAGAAAATATATAAAAGCAAGCCTGTACTTGATGTGGAATTGTCCGGTTTTAAAATTATGGGTACGCTTATGGATCAAATGGTAGAAGCGGTTACATACCCTAAAAGATTCTATTCTAAACAACTGATAAACAGAGTGAGTAGCCAATATGATATTGAATCTGACAATATTGAGACTCGTATCATGGCTGTATTAGACTACATAAGTGGAATGACTGACATCTATGCTCTGGATGTTTATCAGAAAATAAACGGAATAAGTCTGCCTATAGTATAGTGGGATTATCAATCATCTTCTTTGTAAATAACATTATTGGCACCTGAAGTAATATGAAGTGCATCAGGATGAGCCTTTATGAAGGAATCAATATGACGTATACGTTTCTCTTCCAGAATCTCATCAACGGCTATAAGTATGCCGGTTTCTTCGACATCTCCAAAACCATAGTTTATAGCAGTGCCAAACATTCTCATAGTAGGGCTTAGCCCCATGTATGCATTGACTAATGGAGGAATATTATATCCTAGTTTACGAACTTCATGGTTTAATATTTTATAGTCATCTTTGAAAGATTTTTCCTTAAAGAGTCTCTGCAGTTCCTTTTCATCGGTTTCAATTACCAACGGTTTCATCGGTATGATAAGATTGTCCTTATCATTAAAATGTTTTTTTAGAAAATAGAGAATCATATCTCTACCCCTACGTACATAAGAAGGATACATTGTCATCTTTCCGAAAAAGTATTTGACGTTAGGCATCACAACAGTGAGAGCCCCTAACCCATCCCAAAGGTTATCAAGAGCAAAAAGACTCTTAGAACCTCTTCGAGTACTTTGATACTCAAGAGAAACAAAAGAACGACCGAGCTCTATAGTCTGCGGCATATAGTCTTTCATAAATTTCTCGGAAAAATGGAACATATGACTGGTTGCCAATATAGGCTGTCCCGTTTCATCTATATCAACATCTGTACCTAATATATATCTGTACCCACCTATTATCTCTTCAGCTTCAGGATTCCATACCACCAATTGTTTATAACAATTTTCCATAGTATCAAATTCATCCAAATCCATAGATTTACCTGTACCGCCACCAGCTGTACGAAAAGCAATCTCACGAAGACGACCAATCTCTTTTAATACATTAGGAGCATTGTGAGCTGTTATCACATAAATTTCGTTATGGCTTTTGTTAGTCATACGAAGCTGGCGCTCCGGAGTTAATTCACTTTTTATAACTTCCCTATCAATAGGTTGGATTATGTCTTCTTCCATATCAATTGTATTAAGTTCGATTAGTTAGAGTTCATATACTTTATTTTGGACAAATTTAGCCCATTCCACCGGTGTTTTACTGTCGTCGAATGTCTGCCAAGAAATAGGTTTTCCTATAGCAATTCTAAATTTCTTATGCGTATTTTTATACATTTCATCTACAAGAAATAACATTGCGACATTAAACTTTATATGTAATGCCGAACATAGATTTGCCAAGTTATAGAAGAAATTTGAGTTATGTCCACTAAAATGTATAGGTACAACATCGCGATGCGTCTCTACACTTTTACTAATAAAAGTCTTCTTCCATGTCAAATCATGAATTTTACCGTTAATTCGGCGAGAACATATCCCAGCCGGAAACATCAGAATATTATTATCACTCATAAATCCGGCCTCAACCATTGCAGGGAAATTGCGTCCATGATTACCTGTTTTATTTATTGGAATACTTACAGGCTTCAAACCGGGAAGATTCATTAACAAGTCATTAATTAGATAACGAAAACGGCCATCGTAATGATGGCCTATAATTGCGCCCAATGCTACTCCATCAGCGCCTCCAAGGGGGTGATTACTTACAAAAGTATATAATTTGCCATCATTTTTATCCGGGAGATTCTCTTTACCCTCAATAGTTATATCCATATCAAGATAGCGCACACACTCTTCAAGCCACTCGGTACCTACCTCATTACGACTTTTCCATAAGAAGGCGTTAACTTCATCTTGATGCACGATATGTTTAAGCCAAGAGACAAAAAAACGTGGAACAAATTTTATTTTTGTACCAATCTTAGATTCCAGTATTTTACGGATGTCTATTGTCTTCTCTGTAATCTCAGTCATATTTCTATTTACACTAACAATTTGCAAAAATAGCAGAAATCTTTTAAATTAAATACTATTTTGTCGAAAAAATGTTCAAAAAACTATATTTTGATACTATCTCAACATAATTGTAGCATATTTGTCAAATATACATATTTAATAAAAATGACATGGTTTGTAATACGAACTAAAGAAAAATTGAAAAATTGACGATTTTGTGAATGTATATAAGGATTTTTATGTACCTTTGAACCCAAAATCACTTTTATAAGATGTACGTATGCAGCCTTTAGAAGAAGTACAAACATATCATGTACCAGTTTTGCTTAATGATAGCGTAAGCGGATTGATAGTAAAGCCGAATGGCGTTTATGTAGACGTCACATTCGGCGGAGGTGGCCATAGTAGGTGCATCCTTAATAAACTAGATGCGAAAGGGCATTTATATGGTTTCGACCAGGATGCTGATGCTGAAAGGAATATTGTAAACGATGAGCGTTTTACGTTTGTAAGAAGCAACTTCAGATATTTAAAAAATTGGATGCGTTACTATGGTATAGAACATATTGACGGACTTATCGCGGATCTAGGTGTTTCAAGCCATCACTTTGATGATGAGACACGCGGATTCTCTTTCAGGTTCGAG comes from the Xylanibacter oryzae DSM 17970 genome and includes:
- the dut gene encoding dUTP diphosphatase is translated as MIKIRVVNKGHQPLPIYATQQSAGMDLRANLDSSVVLKPLERKLIPTGLHIALPVGYEAQIRPRSGLALKHGITVLNTPGTVDADYRGEIMVLLINFSSDEFIINDGERIAQMIIARHENAEFIAVEELDETERGEGGYGHTGVK
- a CDS encoding deoxyguanosinetriphosphate triphosphohydrolase gives rise to the protein MNWERLISNKRLGQEHRHMERHDDRTEFRRDYDRLIFSAPFRRLQNKTQVFPLPGSVFVHNRLTHSLEVASVGMSLGTDASQKILAMHPELQSSHIGEIGSIVSAACLAHDLGNPPFGHSGEKAIQTFFTEGNGASLKSKISEQFWDDITHFEGNANAFRILTHRFNGRREGGFVMTYATLASIVKYPFASALAGSHGKFGFFKSEADIYKKIADELGIICKSKDNEPMKYARHPLVYLVEAADDICYEIMDIEDAFKLKILSYKDTEDLMLNFFDSENRQRILKRMEDEGLSDENEKVVYLRACTIGKLENECVNVFVENEEQILKGTFEGCLIENISEIPREAYKHCSDISFKKIYKSKPVLDVELSGFKIMGTLMDQMVEAVTYPKRFYSKQLINRVSSQYDIESDNIETRIMAVLDYISGMTDIYALDVYQKINGISLPIV
- a CDS encoding GNAT family N-acetyltransferase; translated protein: MEEDIIQPIDREVIKSELTPERQLRMTNKSHNEIYVITAHNAPNVLKEIGRLREIAFRTAGGGTGKSMDLDEFDTMENCYKQLVVWNPEAEEIIGGYRYILGTDVDIDETGQPILATSHMFHFSEKFMKDYMPQTIELGRSFVSLEYQSTRRGSKSLFALDNLWDGLGALTVVMPNVKYFFGKMTMYPSYVRRGRDMILYFLKKHFNDKDNLIIPMKPLVIETDEKELQRLFKEKSFKDDYKILNHEVRKLGYNIPPLVNAYMGLSPTMRMFGTAINYGFGDVEETGILIAVDEILEEKRIRHIDSFIKAHPDALHITSGANNVIYKEDD
- a CDS encoding 1-acyl-sn-glycerol-3-phosphate acyltransferase; amino-acid sequence: MTEITEKTIDIRKILESKIGTKIKFVPRFFVSWLKHIVHQDEVNAFLWKSRNEVGTEWLEECVRYLDMDITIEGKENLPDKNDGKLYTFVSNHPLGGADGVALGAIIGHHYDGRFRYLINDLLMNLPGLKPVSIPINKTGNHGRNFPAMVEAGFMSDNNILMFPAGICSRRINGKIHDLTWKKTFISKSVETHRDVVPIHFSGHNSNFFYNLANLCSALHIKFNVAMLFLVDEMYKNTHKKFRIAIGKPISWQTFDDSKTPVEWAKFVQNKVYEL